The following are encoded together in the Pithys albifrons albifrons isolate INPA30051 chromosome 5, PitAlb_v1, whole genome shotgun sequence genome:
- the LOC139671937 gene encoding homeobox protein HMX2-like, with protein sequence MVQLEGGHRAPPPAPAAPPAFSIDSILQPGPCRPAREQSRARCALPEEEKEEEEEEEKGEGPAEKDPSKGSSDSGSESRRLRAEAKSHSIHSEAWDEGSPLPTEGLCVPGKPLPREARGCGAENGRSPAASGRKKTRTIFSKSQVFQLESTFDVKRYLSSSERAGLAAALHLTETQVKIWFQNRRNKLKRQMSSDAEGPGPAETPGDQPPPSAATSLSFPTLYKDSPLISRCLLPLPFPLLCPGTAIPYLCLPGPGKHFSLVDGDV encoded by the exons ATGGTGCAGCTCGAGGGGGGCCACCGAGCCCCACCGCCGGCCCCGGCCGCGCCACCGGCCTTCAGCATCGACAGCATCCTTCAGCCCGGCCCCTGCCGCCCGGCCcgggagcagagcagagcccgcTGCGCGCTGCcggaggaagagaaggaggaggaggaggaggaggagaagggagaggggcCTGCGGAGAAAGATCCCAGTAAAGGCTCCAGCGACTCGG GCAGCGAGTCTCGCCGGCTCCGAGCAGAAGCGAAGAGCCATAGTATCCACTCCGAGGCCTGGGATGAGGGGTCCCCGCTCCCTACAGAGGGGCTATGCGTCCCCGGGAAACCACTCCCACGAGAGGCGAGGGGCTGCGGCGCGGAGAACGGCAGATCGCCGGCAGCGAGTGGCAGGAAGAAGACGCGGACCATCTTCTCCAAGAGCCAGGTGTTCCAGCTGGAGTCCACCTTTGACGTGAAGCGCTACCTGAGCAGCTCGGAGCGGGCCGGGCTGGCCGCCGCGCTGCATCTCACTGAGACCCAGGTGAAGATCTGGTTCCAGAACCGCCGCAACAAGCTCAAGAGACAAATGTCCTCCGACGCGGAGGGTCCGGGTCCGGCGGAGACCCCCGGGGACCAGCCACCCCCCTCCGCCGCcacttctctctccttcccgACCCTCTACAAAGACAGCCCCCTGATCAGTCGTTGCTTGCTGCCACTGCCtttccccctgctctgcccGGGCACCGCCATCCCCTACCTCTGTCTCCCTGGGCCGGGCAAACACTTCAGCCTGGTGGACGGTGACGTATAA
- the HMX1 gene encoding homeobox protein HMX1, with product MPDEATESSGSTSARVSSFFIEDLLGTEGTAGGGVRRAAVGGGGRGGPRCGPHSSLRIGAPGCPLRDAAVGWYRRAHAAFLGCPSPDTSDRDSPELPEEPTERAGGGGRAAARGPAGGRPGPGSREEEEERSEEPGEPEQRAAGRKKKTRTVFSRSQVFQLESTFDVKRYLSSSERAGLAASLHLTETQVKIWFQNRRNKWKRQLAADLEAANLSHAAQRIVRVPILYHENSPASALGFTLPHMSPPLVGFSSSVSYPLGTFPAASLPFLRSQMTGLV from the exons ATGCCGGACGAAGCCACGGAAAGCTCCGGCTCTACCTCCGCCCGCGTCTCGTCCTTCTTCATCGAGGacctgctgggcactgagggcacgGCGGGCGGCGGGGTGCGGCGGGCGGCGGtgggcggcggcgggcgcgggggtCCGCGCTGCGGGCCGCATTCCTCGCTGCGCATCGGCGCCCCGGGCTGCCCCCTCCGCGACGCCGCCGTCGGCTGGTACCGCCGGGCGCACGCCGCcttcctgggctgccccagccccgaCA CCAGCGACCGGGACTCTCCGGAGCTGCCCGAGGAGCCGACGgagcgggcgggcggcggcgggcgggcggcggcgcggggcccGGCAGGCGGGCGGCCGGGACCCGGCAGCcgcgaggaggaggaggagcgcAGTGAGGAGCCGGGAGAGCCGGAGCAACGCGCCGCCGGCCGCAAGAAGAAAACGCGCACGGTGTTCAGCCGCAGCCAGGTGTTCCAGCTGGAGTCCACCTTCGACGTGAAGCGCTACCTGAGCAGCTCGGAGCGGGCCGGGCTGGCCGCCTCGCTGCACCTTACCGAGACCCAGGTGAAGATCTGGTTCCAGAACCGCCGCAATAAGTGGAAGCGGCAGCTGGCCGCAGACCTGGAAGCGGCCAACCTCTCCCACGCCGCCCAAAGGATAGTGCGGGTCCCCATTTTGTACCACGAGAACTCGCCGGCGAGCGCCTTGGGCTTCACTCTGCCCCACATGTCGCCCCCCTTGGTGGGCTTCTCCAGCAGCGTCAGCTACCCCCTGGGCACCTTCCCCGCagcctccctccctttcctacGGTCGCAGATGACAGGACTCGTCTGA